Proteins from one Haliaeetus albicilla chromosome 28, bHalAlb1.1, whole genome shotgun sequence genomic window:
- the LOC138682433 gene encoding histone H1.01: MSETAPAAAPDAPAPGAKAAAKKPKKAAGGSRARKPAGPSVTELITKAVSASKERKGLSLAALKKALAAGGYDVEKNNSRIKLGLKSLVSKGTLVQTKGTGASGSFRLNKKPGEVKEKAPKKRAAAAKPKKPAAKKPAGAAKKPKKAAAVKKSPKKAKKPAAAAAKKAAKSPKKATKAGRPKKAAKSPAKAKAVKPKAAKPKAAKPKAAKAKKAAPKKK, from the coding sequence atGTCCGAGaccgctcccgccgccgcccccgaTGCGCCCGCGCCCGGCGCCAAGGCCGCCGCCAAGAAGCCCAAGAAGGCGGCGGGCGGCTCCCGAGCCCGCAAGCCGGCGGGCCCCAGCGTCACCGAGCTGATCACCAAGGCCGTGTCCGCCTCCAAGGAGCGCAAGGGGCTCTCGCTCGCCGCGCTCAAGAAGGCGCTGGCCGCCGGCGGCTACGACGTGGAGAAGAACAACAGCCGCATCAAGCTGGGGCTCAAGAGCCTGGTCAGCAAGGGCACCCTGGTGCAGACCAAGGGCACCGGCGCCTCCGGCTCCTTTCGTCTCAACAAGAAGCCCGGCGAGGTGAAGGAAAAAGCCCCTAAGAAGCGGGCAGCCGCCGCCAAGCCCAAGAAGCCGGCGGCCAAGAAGCCCGCCGGCGCCGCCAAGAAGCCCAAGAAGGCGGCGGCCGTGAAGAAGAGCCCCAAGAAAGCCAAGAAGCCGGCGGCTGCCGCGGCCAAGAAAGCGGCCAAGAGCCCCAAGAAGGCGACCAAGGCAGGCCGCCCCAAGAAAGCAGCAAAGAGCCCGGCCAAGGCGAAGGCAGTGAAGCCCAAAGCAGCCAAGCCCAAGGCGGCCAAGCCCAAAGCAGCCAAGGCGAAGAAGGCGGCGCCTAAAAAGAAGTAA
- the LOC104310610 gene encoding histone H4: MSGRGKGGKGLGKGGAKRHRKVLRDNIQGITKPAIRRLARRGGVKRISGLIYEETRGVLKVFLENVIRDAVTYTEHAKRKTVTAMDVVYALKRQGRTLYGFGG; this comes from the coding sequence ATGTCTGGCAGAGGCAAGGGCGGGAAGGGGCTCGGCAAGGGGGGCGCCAAGCGCCACCGCAAGGTGCTGCGCGACAACATCCAGGGCATCACCAAGCCGGCCATCCGGCGCCTGGCTCGGCGCGGCGGCGTGAAGCGCATCTCGGGGCTCATCTACGAGGAGACGCGCGGCGTGCTGAAGGTCTTCCTGGAGAACGTGATCCGCGACGCCGTCACCTACACCGAGCACGCCAAGAGGAAGACGGTCACGGCCATGGACGTGGTCTACGCCCTCAAGCGCCAGGGACGCACCCTCTACGGCTTCGGCGGCTGA
- the LOC138682442 gene encoding histone H2A type 2-C: MSGRGKQGGKARAKAKSRSSRAGLQFPVGRVHRLLRKGNYAERVGAGAPVYLAAVLEYLTAEILELAGNAARDNKKTRIIPRHLQLAIRNDEELNKLLGKVTIAQGGVLPNIQAVLLPKKTESHKAKSK, encoded by the coding sequence ATGTCCGGCCGCGGGAAGCAGGGCGGGAAGGCGCGGGCCAAGGCCAAGTCGCGCTCGTCGCGGGCCGGGCTGCAGTTCCCCGTGGGCCGCGTGCACCGGCTGCTGCGCAAGGGCAACTACGCGGAGCGGGTGGGCGCCGGCGCCCCGGTGTACCTGGCGGCCGTGCTGGAGTACCTGACGGCCGAGATCCTGGAGCTGGCGGGCAACGCGGCCCGCGACAACAAGAAGACGCGCATCATCCCCCGGCACCTGCAGCTGGCCATCCGCAACGACGAGGAGCTCAACAAGCTGCTGGGCAAGGTGACCATCGCGCAGGGCGGGGTGCTGCCCAACATCCAGGCCGTGCTGCTGCCCAAGAAGACCGAGAGTCACAAGGCCAAGAGCAAGTGA
- the LOC138682534 gene encoding histone H3 produces MARTKQTARKSTGGKAPRKQLATKAARKSAPATGGVKKPHRYRPGTVALREIRRYQKSTELLIRKLPFQRLVREIAQDFKTDLRFQSSAVMALQEASEAYLVGLFEDTNLCAIHAKRVTIMPKDIQLARRIRGERA; encoded by the coding sequence ATGGCGCGCACGAAGCAGACGGCGCGTAAGTCGACGGGCGGGAAGGCGCCCCGCAAGCAGCTGGCCACCAAGGCGGCCCGCAAGAGCGCGCCGGCCACGGGCGGCGTGAAGAAGCCGCACCGCTACCGGCCCGGCACGGTGGCGCTGCGCGAGATCCGGCGCTACCAGAAGTCGACGGAGCTGCTGATCCGCAAGCTGCCCTTCCAGCGCCTGGTGCGGGAGATCGCGCAGGACTTCAAGACCGACCTGCGCTTCCAGAGCTCGGCCGTGATGGCGCTGCAGGAGGCGAGCGAGGCCTACCTGGTGGGGCTCTTCGAGGACACCAACCTCTGCGCCATCCACGCCAAGCGCGTCACCATCATGCCCAAGGACATCCAGCTGGCCCGCCGCATCCGCGGCGAGCGTGCATAA